The following are encoded in a window of Ruficoccus amylovorans genomic DNA:
- a CDS encoding carbohydrate ABC transporter permease: MTRHEKRNLRVGLIFISPWLAGFILMSLYPLISSGYYSLTDYSVLSKPVYTGLDNYRELMRDELFWQSLWNTFYFAALSIPINLVSAILLAVLLNFDLPGKKIFRTVYFLPSLVPMVCLGVLWQWMLNGQMGLINQMLSPLCDAINAVLGTSVNPPNWLADPAYAKLGLVLASMWGVGNAVVIFLAGLQDVPRALYEAAEIDGCGFWRKTVHVTLPIISPVIYFNGIMGLIGSFQVFAVPYVMTNGGEGPGRSLLFAATYVFNKGFQAWSMGYACAIALILFVIILVLTLLASYVAERHIYYAGK; encoded by the coding sequence ATGACCCGGCATGAAAAACGTAACCTCCGCGTCGGACTGATTTTCATCAGTCCCTGGCTGGCAGGCTTTATCCTGATGAGCCTGTATCCGCTCATCAGCTCCGGCTATTACTCGCTCACGGACTACTCCGTGCTGTCCAAGCCCGTGTACACCGGGCTGGACAACTACCGCGAGCTGATGCGCGACGAGCTTTTCTGGCAGTCGCTGTGGAACACCTTTTACTTCGCCGCGCTCTCGATCCCGATCAACCTCGTCTCGGCCATCCTGCTGGCCGTGCTCTTGAACTTCGACCTGCCGGGCAAGAAAATCTTCCGTACGGTGTATTTCCTGCCCTCGCTGGTGCCTATGGTCTGCCTCGGGGTGCTGTGGCAGTGGATGCTCAACGGGCAGATGGGGCTGATCAACCAAATGCTGAGCCCGCTATGCGACGCGATCAACGCCGTGCTCGGCACGAGCGTCAACCCGCCCAACTGGCTCGCGGACCCGGCCTACGCCAAGCTCGGCCTGGTCCTGGCCAGCATGTGGGGCGTGGGCAATGCCGTGGTGATCTTCCTGGCCGGCCTGCAGGACGTGCCGCGCGCCCTCTACGAGGCGGCGGAGATCGACGGCTGCGGTTTCTGGCGGAAGACCGTCCACGTGACGCTTCCGATCATCTCGCCGGTTATTTACTTTAACGGCATCATGGGGCTGATCGGTTCGTTCCAGGTGTTCGCCGTACCCTACGTGATGACGAACGGCGGGGAGGGCCCCGGACGCTCGCTGCTTTTCGCCGCCACCTATGTTTTCAATAAGGGGTTCCAGGCCTGGAGCATGGGCTACGCCTGCGCCATCGCGCTGATCCTGTTCGTCATCATCCTGGTGCTGACGTTGCTGGCGAGTTATGTCGCCGAGCGCCATATCTACTACGCTGGAAAATGA
- a CDS encoding carbohydrate ABC transporter permease, translating into MSSKTAHILQRLCLYVLLLAGAVVFILPFVWMLSTSLKPLNETMTVPPRWLPSHIQWDNYPRAIEEMKMFWRYTGNTVYLCTMTVIGTVLSSALAAYGFSRIEWRGRDKVFVLVLATMMIPFPVVMVPLYTLFRELGWIGSFKPLWVPSFMAGAFNVFLLRQFFLTLPKELSEAAKIDGASEWQIFCQVILPLAKPALIVVALFQFMATWNDFLGPLIYLTDQSDFTLALGLQAYQSREGGTDWHYLMAASTLVVIPVVVLFFFTQRYFVEGIATTGGKG; encoded by the coding sequence ATGAGTTCGAAGACCGCGCACATCCTCCAACGCCTCTGCCTGTACGTGCTCCTGCTGGCGGGCGCAGTGGTGTTTATCCTGCCCTTTGTCTGGATGCTCTCCACCTCGCTCAAGCCGCTGAACGAGACCATGACCGTGCCGCCGCGCTGGCTGCCCTCGCACATCCAGTGGGACAACTACCCCCGCGCCATCGAGGAGATGAAGATGTTCTGGCGCTACACGGGCAACACGGTTTACCTGTGCACGATGACGGTCATCGGCACGGTGCTGAGCAGCGCACTGGCGGCCTACGGGTTTTCCCGCATCGAGTGGCGCGGGCGCGACAAGGTCTTTGTTCTGGTGCTGGCGACGATGATGATCCCCTTTCCCGTCGTGATGGTGCCGCTGTACACGCTGTTTCGCGAGCTGGGCTGGATCGGGAGCTTCAAGCCGCTGTGGGTGCCGAGCTTCATGGCCGGGGCCTTCAACGTTTTTCTGCTGCGGCAGTTCTTCCTCACGCTGCCCAAGGAACTTTCCGAGGCGGCTAAGATCGACGGTGCCAGCGAGTGGCAGATATTCTGCCAGGTCATCCTGCCCCTGGCCAAGCCCGCGCTCATTGTGGTCGCACTCTTCCAGTTCATGGCCACGTGGAACGACTTCCTGGGGCCGTTGATCTACCTGACGGACCAGTCGGACTTCACACTCGCGCTCGGCCTGCAGGCCTACCAGAGCCGCGAGGGGGGGACGGACTGGCATTACCTGATGGCGGCCTCGACCCTCGTCGTCATCCCCGTCGTCGTGCTCTTCTTCTTCACCCAGCGCTATTTCGTGGAAGGAATCGCGACCACGGGGGGCAAAGGATGA
- the cas1c gene encoding type I-C CRISPR-associated endonuclease Cas1c: MKTHLNTLFVTQEGTYLHRDGAAVEVRQEGKPRLRVPLHNLDGICCFAWDCTASAALLAACAEADVTVSFHTPSGKFQAATRGFTSGNILLRRAQYRASEDESLSLAIARNMVAAKIANARQVILRVVRDHGSRDEEKAARLSAAAEQLTHRVRFAQAADNLDSLRGVEGDAATFYFGAFSDLLTNNEFVLDARQRRPPIDPVNALLSFCYTLLMHDCRSALEGCGLDPQCGFLHRDRPGRQSLALDLMEELRAPIADRVALTLLNRRQLGHKDFETRENGGVYLKPDGRKTVFAAWQERKQTEILHPLLDERISYGLLPHIQARLLARHLRGDLDGYPAFLTR; encoded by the coding sequence ATGAAAACGCATTTGAACACGCTGTTTGTCACCCAGGAGGGAACCTATCTGCACCGGGACGGTGCTGCTGTCGAGGTGCGCCAGGAGGGCAAGCCCCGTCTGCGGGTGCCTCTTCACAACTTGGATGGGATCTGCTGCTTTGCCTGGGATTGTACGGCTAGTGCCGCCTTGCTGGCAGCTTGCGCGGAGGCCGATGTGACCGTCTCCTTTCACACACCCAGTGGTAAGTTCCAGGCCGCGACGCGCGGGTTTACCTCTGGTAATATCCTCCTGCGCCGGGCTCAGTATCGCGCCAGCGAGGATGAATCGCTCTCACTGGCGATCGCTCGCAACATGGTGGCGGCCAAAATTGCCAACGCCCGGCAGGTCATCTTGCGAGTTGTGCGCGATCACGGTTCGCGAGATGAGGAGAAAGCCGCACGTTTGTCTGCCGCTGCCGAACAGCTTACCCACCGTGTGCGTTTTGCGCAGGCCGCAGATAATCTCGACAGCCTGCGCGGAGTCGAGGGTGACGCGGCGACTTTTTATTTTGGAGCGTTTTCGGATCTGCTAACCAACAACGAGTTCGTGCTGGATGCCCGTCAGCGCCGCCCCCCGATCGATCCGGTTAACGCGCTCTTGTCCTTCTGCTACACGCTGCTGATGCATGACTGTCGTAGTGCGTTGGAGGGATGCGGACTAGATCCGCAATGCGGGTTCCTTCACCGTGATCGTCCTGGCCGTCAGAGCTTGGCTCTTGATCTGATGGAGGAGTTAAGGGCACCTATTGCTGACCGGGTTGCCCTCACACTGCTCAATCGCCGCCAACTCGGTCACAAAGATTTTGAGACACGGGAGAACGGTGGGGTTTACCTCAAACCCGATGGGCGCAAGACTGTCTTTGCCGCCTGGCAAGAGCGTAAGCAGACTGAGATCCTGCATCCTCTGCTCGACGAGCGCATCAGTTACGGGCTCTTGCCGCATATACAGGCTCGCCTGCTGGCCCGACATCTGCGGGGTGATCTCGACGGCTATCCCGCTTTTCTCACTCGTTGA
- a CDS encoding ABC transporter substrate-binding protein, whose protein sequence is MPAPRVLIFGVIFAGIVAFGFWLGETADDQVGGDRIVIEYWEKWSGPERQAMADLVDEFNASQDRIYVKFLSVSNITRKLMLATAGGNPPDVAGVWAADLPVFSTNGALTPLNPYAERAGIEPGDYLPSVWGQLVVYDRLWGLPTTPSANALHWNKRLFREAGLDPDKPPRTIAELEAYNDRLTRINDEGDILVLGHLPTEPGWWNANWSFWFGGDVWNGEDAVTATGEANMAALKWIASYPERYGVGPLLGFRQLSGVFASPENPFFRGRVAMALQGPWMYNFIQNFAPDDFEWGVAPFPSLKAENYGTSLVECDCLVIPRGARHPEEAFAFIAWLQEPAQMERLCLAQLKFSPLAQVSEDFYVRHPNPHIRVYRHLAESPLARWRPQMLTFNEFSADMGSAIDDIMRGAESPEQAAGELQERQQGLFKRKYDNWQKVRDERMKEWDQQ, encoded by the coding sequence ATGCCTGCCCCGCGTGTATTGATTTTTGGTGTCATCTTTGCCGGTATTGTCGCGTTCGGTTTCTGGCTCGGGGAGACCGCCGACGATCAGGTGGGCGGTGATCGCATCGTCATCGAATACTGGGAGAAGTGGAGCGGACCGGAGCGCCAGGCAATGGCGGATCTGGTGGACGAGTTCAACGCTTCGCAGGATCGTATTTACGTCAAATTCCTCTCGGTCAGCAACATCACCCGCAAGCTCATGCTGGCGACGGCGGGCGGAAATCCCCCTGATGTCGCCGGTGTCTGGGCGGCGGACTTGCCGGTTTTTTCCACCAATGGGGCGCTCACTCCACTCAACCCATACGCGGAGCGCGCCGGGATCGAGCCCGGAGATTATCTGCCCTCGGTCTGGGGGCAACTGGTCGTTTACGACCGGCTCTGGGGCCTGCCGACGACGCCGAGCGCGAATGCCCTGCACTGGAATAAACGACTGTTTCGCGAGGCGGGTCTGGACCCGGACAAGCCGCCGCGCACCATCGCCGAGCTGGAGGCGTACAACGACCGCCTCACCCGTATTAACGACGAGGGCGACATCCTCGTGCTCGGACACCTGCCGACGGAGCCGGGGTGGTGGAACGCCAACTGGAGCTTCTGGTTCGGGGGCGATGTCTGGAACGGGGAGGATGCGGTGACCGCGACCGGCGAGGCCAACATGGCCGCCCTGAAATGGATCGCCAGCTATCCGGAGCGTTACGGGGTGGGGCCCCTGCTGGGGTTTCGCCAGCTCAGCGGCGTTTTCGCATCGCCGGAGAATCCGTTTTTTCGCGGGCGGGTGGCGATGGCTTTGCAGGGGCCGTGGATGTACAACTTTATCCAGAACTTCGCCCCGGACGACTTCGAGTGGGGGGTGGCGCCTTTCCCTTCGCTGAAGGCGGAAAACTACGGCACGAGCCTGGTTGAGTGCGACTGCCTGGTCATCCCCCGCGGGGCCCGGCATCCCGAGGAAGCCTTTGCCTTTATCGCCTGGTTGCAGGAGCCCGCCCAGATGGAGCGGCTGTGCCTGGCGCAGTTGAAATTCAGCCCGCTGGCACAGGTCAGCGAGGACTTTTACGTCCGCCACCCCAACCCGCACATCCGCGTCTATCGCCATCTGGCGGAAAGCCCGCTGGCGCGCTGGCGTCCGCAGATGCTGACCTTTAACGAGTTCAGCGCGGATATGGGCAGCGCCATCGACGACATCATGCGCGGGGCGGAGAGCCCGGAGCAGGCCGCCGGGGAATTGCAGGAGCGCCAGCAGGGCCTTTTTAAACGCAAGTACGACAACTGGCAAAAAGTGCGCGACGAACGCATGAAGGAGTGGGACCAGCAATGA
- the cas8c gene encoding type I-C CRISPR-associated protein Cas8c/Csd1: MILQSLYKLYERLADDPEYGLPLRGFSSQKVSFKLVLKPDGSLLEPQSVDPKVQTLVLGEGKPPGSGINPCFLWDNQTYLLGRQPEDKKDGFGQDRFEAFRARHLAVEQEIGSPAFSAVCRFLEAWNPERLSEYPLLEEAGTGFGVFQIQGERGYVHDDPVVRAWWNKTQTAGEASSAAVLGQCLITGEQQVEIARLHPKIKGVVGAQSAGASIVSFNATAYESYGKEQSYNSPVGEEAAFCYGTALNALLSGPMASRHRLRIGDTSCVFWTEKKCPVEDVFAELLGSGSFAVEEAQDPDKLDQLKRLLKAVTSGGRYADLDDVEAGTPFFLLGLAPNAARLSVRFFYNSTVGDTLERLREHHACMQIVREFEQPVGKRFADPEFPPLWALLRETVRRGDDPAPLLGGALMRAVITGSPYPVGLYAAILRRIQADRTINYLRAATLKAVLVRNYSFKLKTMLDTDNTDPAYLLGRLFAVLEKTQLDALPGLNATIRDRFYSAASATPASVFPRLLRTYQHHLGKLLGGAKVNRERLLQDIMEAISSGGFPRQLNLQEQGIFAIGYYHQRKSLFTAKAKNAEPETSEPATL, from the coding sequence ATGATCCTGCAATCCCTCTACAAACTCTACGAACGCCTGGCCGACGACCCCGAGTACGGCCTGCCACTTCGGGGCTTTTCCTCGCAGAAAGTCAGCTTCAAGCTCGTGTTGAAGCCGGACGGCTCGCTGCTGGAGCCCCAGAGCGTGGACCCCAAGGTGCAGACGCTTGTGCTCGGAGAGGGCAAGCCGCCCGGCTCGGGTATTAATCCCTGCTTTTTGTGGGATAACCAGACCTACCTGCTTGGCCGTCAGCCTGAGGATAAGAAAGACGGGTTCGGGCAGGATCGTTTCGAGGCCTTTCGCGCCCGGCACCTGGCCGTGGAGCAGGAGATTGGTTCGCCTGCCTTCAGCGCGGTGTGTCGCTTTCTCGAAGCTTGGAACCCCGAACGCTTGAGCGAGTACCCGCTGCTTGAAGAGGCTGGCACAGGCTTTGGCGTTTTCCAGATACAGGGTGAGCGCGGGTATGTCCACGATGACCCGGTGGTGCGTGCCTGGTGGAATAAGACCCAGACCGCCGGGGAAGCGTCGTCGGCAGCGGTGTTGGGTCAGTGCCTGATTACGGGGGAGCAGCAGGTCGAGATCGCCCGCCTGCACCCGAAGATCAAGGGCGTGGTCGGGGCGCAGTCTGCGGGCGCTTCGATAGTGTCCTTTAACGCCACCGCCTACGAGTCCTACGGTAAGGAGCAGAGCTACAACAGCCCGGTGGGGGAGGAGGCGGCCTTTTGTTACGGCACGGCCCTGAATGCCTTACTGAGCGGGCCGATGGCCTCACGTCATCGACTGCGCATCGGTGACACCTCTTGCGTGTTCTGGACGGAGAAAAAGTGCCCGGTCGAGGATGTTTTTGCGGAGCTTCTGGGCAGTGGCTCCTTCGCGGTAGAGGAAGCTCAGGATCCGGACAAACTGGATCAGCTCAAGCGCCTGCTCAAGGCTGTGACATCGGGTGGGCGCTATGCCGACCTGGACGATGTCGAGGCCGGAACACCGTTTTTCCTGCTTGGACTCGCGCCCAATGCAGCCCGTCTTTCGGTGCGTTTCTTTTACAACTCGACGGTTGGTGACACGCTGGAGCGGCTCCGCGAGCACCATGCCTGCATGCAGATCGTGCGGGAGTTCGAACAGCCCGTGGGCAAACGTTTTGCCGACCCGGAGTTCCCCCCTCTGTGGGCGTTGCTGCGCGAGACGGTGCGCCGGGGAGACGACCCGGCTCCGCTCTTGGGTGGCGCGCTTATGCGTGCTGTCATTACCGGCAGCCCGTACCCGGTCGGGCTCTACGCGGCTATCCTGCGACGGATACAGGCCGACCGGACCATCAATTACCTGCGGGCGGCCACCTTGAAGGCCGTTCTCGTTCGCAACTACTCATTCAAACTCAAAACCATGCTCGATACCGACAATACTGACCCCGCCTACCTGCTCGGACGCTTGTTCGCCGTGCTGGAGAAAACTCAGCTCGATGCGCTTCCCGGCCTTAACGCCACTATTCGGGACCGCTTCTACAGCGCGGCCTCGGCCACCCCGGCCAGTGTGTTTCCCCGGCTCCTGCGCACCTACCAGCATCACCTGGGGAAGCTTCTAGGCGGGGCGAAGGTGAACCGTGAGCGCCTCTTGCAGGACATCATGGAAGCGATCAGCAGCGGCGGCTTTCCGAGGCAGCTCAACCTGCAAGAGCAGGGTATTTTCGCCATCGGCTACTACCACCAGCGCAAGTCCCTTTTCACGGCCAAGGCTAAAAATGCCGAGCCCGAAACCTCCGAACCCGCCACCCTTTAA
- the cas2 gene encoding CRISPR-associated endonuclease Cas2 has product MYLLVAYDVSTSTPAGQRRLRRVAKVCQDYGQRVQNSVFECKVEPAHYVAFKQSLLTIINSQTDSLRFYHLGRNWKHRVEQYGKNTGYDIEGLLLVE; this is encoded by the coding sequence ATGTATCTTCTCGTAGCCTACGATGTTTCCACCTCGACACCCGCTGGTCAGCGTCGCTTGCGCAGAGTGGCGAAAGTCTGCCAGGATTACGGTCAACGCGTGCAGAATTCGGTTTTCGAATGTAAAGTCGAGCCAGCGCACTATGTTGCATTCAAGCAAAGTCTCCTTACTATCATAAATTCCCAAACAGACTCGTTGAGGTTCTATCACTTGGGAAGAAACTGGAAGCATCGTGTCGAGCAGTACGGTAAAAATACTGGCTACGACATCGAAGGGCTTCTTTTGGTCGAGTGA
- a CDS encoding outer membrane protein: MPVHSSFLGTQYVTVPISTSIVLPNAVLVLQTPHSDKIFPYFELGAGGAFVSISGSDSANPSESGINHFNSDPDASDFVFAWQLKAGIKAEIFKNTYLFLEYRYLFIDPTSYTFGSTDYPGVHLPTTSWNVNLGRQEYNLFITDLQYKF; encoded by the coding sequence ATGCCGGTTCACTCCAGCTTTCTGGGCACGCAGTATGTGACGGTTCCCATCTCCACCAGCATCGTCCTGCCCAACGCGGTTCTTGTCCTTCAGACTCCGCACTCCGACAAGATTTTTCCTTACTTCGAGCTGGGAGCCGGAGGGGCCTTTGTCTCCATCAGCGGATCGGACTCCGCGAACCCGTCCGAATCCGGCATCAACCATTTCAATTCGGACCCGGACGCCTCCGACTTCGTCTTCGCGTGGCAGTTGAAAGCCGGTATCAAAGCTGAAATATTCAAAAACACTTACCTGTTTCTCGAATACCGGTACCTCTTCATCGATCCGACCAGCTATACGTTTGGCTCCACGGACTATCCCGGCGTTCACCTCCCGACGACGAGCTGGAACGTCAATCTTGGCCGCCAAGAATACAATTTGTTCATCACCGACCTGCAATACAAGTTCTGA
- the cas4 gene encoding CRISPR-associated protein Cas4 has translation MASQSVPLSALQHYLYCPRQCALIHVEREWSENTGTAEGKVMHEKAHSGQGESRPGVRIVRGLEVRSVRYELHGVCDVVEIHQAGTIIPVEYKRGRPKGHRADEIQLCGQAICLEETFGRGEGFIDEGHLYYGKLKRRTVVPLGAELRALTLETAEKTRSMIASGLTPPGEYSSRLCDRCSLIELCQPRSLRLRQGVDRWFLRSLDKSLME, from the coding sequence ATGGCTTCGCAGTCTGTGCCCCTTTCGGCCTTGCAGCACTACCTGTACTGCCCGCGGCAGTGCGCGTTGATCCATGTCGAACGCGAGTGGAGCGAGAACACCGGCACAGCCGAGGGAAAGGTCATGCATGAGAAGGCACACTCCGGGCAGGGTGAGTCCCGGCCCGGAGTACGCATCGTGCGCGGGCTGGAGGTGCGCTCCGTCCGCTATGAGCTTCATGGCGTCTGCGATGTTGTGGAAATCCATCAGGCAGGGACGATTATCCCGGTGGAGTATAAGCGTGGGCGTCCCAAAGGACACCGCGCCGATGAGATCCAGCTCTGCGGTCAGGCTATCTGCCTGGAAGAAACCTTTGGCCGGGGAGAAGGCTTCATCGACGAAGGTCACCTCTACTATGGAAAACTCAAGCGGCGCACCGTCGTGCCCCTGGGGGCTGAGCTTCGGGCTCTGACGCTGGAGACGGCTGAAAAGACGCGGAGTATGATTGCATCCGGCCTTACTCCACCCGGGGAGTATTCGTCTCGACTCTGTGACCGCTGTTCGCTGATCGAACTTTGTCAGCCACGCTCCCTGCGGCTCAGGCAAGGGGTGGACCGATGGTTCCTGAGAAGTCTGGACAAATCATTGATGGAATGA
- the cas7c gene encoding type I-C CRISPR-associated protein Cas7/Csd2, whose product MDKRYDFIYLFDCQDANPNGDPDAGNLPRIDVETGQGLVTDVCLKRKIRNFVAQATPERIYFVEGAVHNNQHKDAHAAVGIDTKDAKAPKGGKKDEAREWMCRNYYDVRTFGAVMSTEVNCGQVRGPVQLSFARSLDPIVTSEHAITRTSVTNEKDIEKERTIGRKFTVPYGLYRCHGFINPFLAAQTGFGEEDRELLFQALENAFQFDQSAARPAGSMNPRGLLVFEHDNQLGKAPSHRLFDAVQVQRKDGVEVARSCRDYEARIDEAAIPTGITLHRRIWSW is encoded by the coding sequence ATGGATAAACGATACGACTTCATCTACCTCTTCGACTGCCAGGACGCTAACCCCAACGGCGACCCCGATGCCGGGAACCTGCCCCGTATTGATGTGGAGACCGGCCAGGGCCTCGTCACCGACGTTTGCCTCAAGCGCAAGATCCGCAACTTCGTTGCTCAGGCGACGCCGGAGCGGATTTACTTCGTCGAGGGTGCCGTCCACAACAACCAGCACAAGGATGCTCATGCCGCTGTCGGCATTGATACTAAAGACGCCAAGGCTCCCAAGGGGGGGAAGAAAGACGAGGCGCGCGAGTGGATGTGCCGCAACTACTACGATGTACGCACCTTTGGGGCGGTCATGTCCACCGAGGTTAACTGTGGGCAGGTGCGTGGCCCGGTGCAGCTTTCGTTCGCTCGTTCACTCGACCCGATTGTGACGAGCGAACACGCCATCACTCGCACCTCGGTGACGAACGAAAAGGACATCGAAAAGGAGCGTACGATCGGCCGCAAATTCACCGTCCCCTACGGCCTGTACCGTTGTCATGGGTTTATAAATCCGTTTCTGGCCGCGCAGACGGGATTTGGTGAGGAGGACCGCGAACTGTTGTTCCAAGCCTTGGAGAACGCCTTCCAGTTTGACCAGTCGGCGGCCCGCCCGGCAGGCAGCATGAATCCGCGCGGTCTGCTGGTTTTTGAACATGACAACCAACTTGGCAAGGCTCCCTCGCACCGACTCTTTGACGCGGTGCAGGTCCAGCGCAAAGACGGCGTCGAGGTCGCCCGCAGTTGTCGGGATTACGAGGCGCGGATCGACGAGGCAGCGATCCCCACGGGCATTACCTTGCACCGTCGTATCTGGAGTTGGTAG
- the cas5c gene encoding type I-C CRISPR-associated protein Cas5c, whose product MNFGITLKISGNYALFSRPEMKVERVSYDVITPSAARGVLEAIYWKPQIRWVIDEITVLKPVRFTNIRRNEVASKISVKGAAGVNAAMKNPEIVPHMAVDENRQQRASMVLKDVAYVIRAHVVVLDQRLEKGSDPVAENEAAGKHLEMFKRRARSGQVFHQPYFGCREFPVDFELIEDEAALPTPDSALLGEKDLGYMLHDIEFSQDRATKKVKSTTPHFFRAQMSDGVIRVPALPFPLKR is encoded by the coding sequence ATGAATTTTGGCATAACCCTGAAAATATCCGGCAACTACGCGTTGTTCTCCCGGCCTGAGATGAAGGTGGAGCGCGTGTCCTACGACGTGATTACCCCCTCTGCTGCCCGTGGGGTGCTGGAGGCGATCTACTGGAAGCCCCAGATCCGCTGGGTGATCGACGAGATTACCGTGCTCAAGCCCGTGCGCTTCACCAACATCCGCCGCAACGAGGTGGCTTCGAAGATATCCGTCAAGGGGGCGGCGGGGGTCAACGCCGCCATGAAGAACCCGGAGATCGTGCCGCACATGGCGGTGGACGAGAACCGCCAGCAACGCGCCTCGATGGTGCTCAAGGACGTGGCCTATGTGATTCGGGCGCACGTAGTGGTACTTGACCAACGGCTGGAGAAGGGCAGCGATCCGGTGGCCGAAAATGAGGCGGCTGGCAAGCACCTGGAGATGTTCAAACGCCGGGCCCGGAGTGGTCAGGTCTTTCATCAGCCCTACTTCGGCTGCCGTGAGTTTCCGGTGGATTTTGAGCTGATCGAGGACGAGGCAGCGCTGCCGACCCCGGACAGCGCGCTCCTCGGGGAGAAAGACCTCGGCTACATGCTCCACGACATCGAGTTCTCGCAGGACCGAGCCACCAAGAAGGTCAAGTCCACCACGCCGCACTTTTTCCGTGCGCAGATGAGCGACGGTGTCATCCGCGTCCCCGCCTTACCCTTTCCCCTCAAGCGATGA
- a CDS encoding type II secretion system protein: protein MKDWSGNTPRPGFTLIELLAVIAVIAILASLIITVGGNTLKHSRASEAAVQVRQILLAGQLYANEHGGHLPKVASDNVGLDEPRDYFYVTRNGVAETEGTALAAYMGGAEAAAAGLRAPNDAGLAEVGQPGRNFSYTFNFLINQGELQEGASEPSGFEKALSTINLYYVDDPAEKVIVYEEENPNDAFCVWFIDRPSSRFDGKGHVGFVDGHVELLPADEIYGSAELGEIVPPDKQY from the coding sequence ATGAAAGATTGGTCCGGAAATACCCCCCGTCCTGGATTTACCCTGATCGAGCTTTTGGCGGTGATCGCGGTGATCGCGATTCTGGCATCCCTGATCATCACGGTGGGCGGCAACACCCTGAAGCATTCTCGTGCGAGCGAGGCGGCGGTTCAGGTGCGTCAGATTCTGCTGGCCGGGCAGCTCTACGCCAACGAGCATGGCGGACACCTGCCCAAAGTCGCCTCGGACAATGTGGGGCTGGACGAGCCGCGCGACTACTTTTACGTGACCCGTAACGGCGTAGCCGAAACCGAGGGCACCGCCCTGGCCGCCTATATGGGCGGAGCGGAGGCCGCCGCCGCCGGACTGCGTGCGCCCAACGACGCGGGCCTGGCCGAGGTCGGTCAGCCGGGCAGGAATTTCAGCTATACGTTTAACTTCCTCATCAACCAGGGTGAACTGCAAGAGGGGGCGAGTGAGCCCAGCGGCTTTGAAAAGGCCCTCTCCACGATCAACCTGTACTACGTGGACGATCCTGCCGAAAAGGTGATCGTGTACGAAGAGGAGAACCCCAACGACGCTTTCTGTGTCTGGTTCATCGACCGCCCGTCCTCCCGTTTCGACGGCAAGGGCCACGTCGGCTTTGTCGATGGGCACGTCGAGTTACTGCCCGCGGACGAGATCTACGGCAGCGCCGAGCTGGGCGAAATCGTGCCCCCGGACAAGCAGTACTGA